A genomic window from Inediibacterium massiliense includes:
- a CDS encoding Ger(x)C family spore germination protein, whose product MYKKVLLCMMSILLLTGCWDKIEIEKRAFVAIVGIDKYEENKIKIENTEEEKIDQVKNRYLVTISYPNTGLLAQKGQGDAKYVYSAVGDNLEDILDEFETRTGRTLNFRQTQAIVLGEKLAQDEIFVREVLDNIERSPAIGRKIYLMNTRGNAEDVVKVKVKDELGPGLFIREVMRRKKVTPRIPDADLGYVLKSLHESKAAVTPRMMASKDEIKVAGSAVLKDFKLVGWLGEQETEKMMFMLNKINGGILNTKVDNIRLPLKVTNSNTKMKVYEKNGQIYTSFDIEVETELSQHLFEVRNQPLDDTYLKRVQKKASMELNQAIEKLYKKIQKDFQTDLVQSGEYLRKYEPNIWKEVREDWSEIFPITQVKVNSKIIIRRIGDTR is encoded by the coding sequence GTGTATAAAAAAGTTTTATTATGTATGATGAGTATATTATTGCTCACAGGTTGTTGGGATAAGATTGAAATTGAGAAAAGGGCATTTGTAGCTATTGTGGGTATTGATAAATATGAAGAAAATAAAATAAAAATAGAAAACACTGAAGAAGAAAAAATAGATCAAGTAAAAAATAGATATCTCGTAACGATTTCTTACCCGAATACGGGACTTTTAGCTCAAAAAGGACAAGGAGATGCTAAATATGTATATAGTGCAGTAGGAGATAATTTAGAGGATATATTGGATGAATTTGAAACAAGAACAGGAAGAACTTTAAATTTTAGACAAACACAAGCTATTGTATTAGGAGAAAAGCTTGCTCAAGATGAAATCTTTGTAAGAGAAGTATTAGATAATATTGAAAGAAGTCCTGCTATTGGAAGAAAGATATATCTTATGAATACAAGAGGAAATGCTGAAGATGTGGTAAAGGTAAAAGTAAAGGATGAATTAGGACCAGGACTTTTTATTCGAGAAGTGATGCGTAGAAAAAAAGTAACTCCAAGGATTCCAGATGCGGATTTAGGATATGTATTAAAAAGCTTACATGAAAGTAAAGCTGCCGTTACTCCTAGGATGATGGCTTCTAAAGATGAAATTAAAGTTGCAGGGTCGGCAGTCCTTAAAGATTTCAAGTTGGTAGGATGGCTAGGAGAACAAGAAACAGAAAAGATGATGTTTATGCTAAATAAGATTAATGGAGGAATTTTAAATACAAAAGTAGACAATATTAGACTTCCTTTAAAAGTAACAAATTCAAATACAAAAATGAAAGTATATGAAAAAAATGGACAAATCTATACATCATTTGATATAGAGGTAGAAACAGAGTTAAGTCAACATCTATTTGAAGTAAGAAATCAGCCTTTAGATGATACATATCTTAAGAGGGTACAAAAAAAAGCATCAATGGAATTAAATCAAGCTATAGAGAAATTATATAAAAAAATCCAGAAAGATTTTCAAACAGATCTTGTACAAAGTGGAGAATATTTAAGAAAATACGAACCAAATATT
- a CDS encoding GerAB/ArcD/ProY family transporter: protein MNRNNDKISSFQLGMMISITIVGVGILTIPRSLTEKVGPDGWIVLSITVLLALGIGRIFTTLVEKFYPQNMVEYSNSLVGKILGTLIALSFCIYLVIFTSFELRIFGEITKAYLLFNTPIEVLMITLLLTATYLVRSGIESIVRMAQLLFPFVIIFAILITIPVLGELHFSNLLPVFKTPISKIIQAIPITFFSFVGIEMIMVCANFVVDPENIKKDIDLSVLIVAGIYMFIVVVTVSRFGLVETTHIIWPSLELFKTIDLPGAFIENIQIFVIAVWIITVFMTVVPLYFGASLTLSRIFKSKEQNYLVLFLIPFIYFIALIPENIAQLGDYADKFSYYLGTLHMVIIPSILLLLSYIKKKEGGKGGV, encoded by the coding sequence ATGAATAGAAATAATGATAAAATTTCAAGTTTTCAATTGGGAATGATGATTAGTATTACTATTGTAGGAGTAGGAATTTTAACGATTCCAAGAAGTCTTACAGAGAAAGTTGGACCTGATGGATGGATTGTTTTATCAATTACCGTATTGTTGGCGTTAGGAATAGGAAGAATTTTTACTACTTTAGTAGAAAAATTTTATCCTCAAAATATGGTTGAATATAGTAATTCTTTAGTAGGAAAGATTTTAGGAACTTTGATTGCTTTGTCTTTTTGTATATACCTTGTTATTTTTACAAGCTTTGAATTAAGAATATTTGGAGAAATTACAAAAGCTTATTTACTTTTTAATACACCTATTGAGGTATTAATGATTACTCTTTTACTAACAGCTACTTATCTTGTAAGGAGTGGAATAGAATCTATTGTTAGAATGGCACAACTACTTTTTCCATTTGTAATTATATTTGCTATATTGATTACTATACCTGTTTTAGGAGAATTACATTTTAGTAATTTACTTCCAGTTTTTAAAACTCCTATTTCTAAAATCATTCAAGCTATTCCTATTACATTTTTTAGTTTTGTTGGAATAGAAATGATTATGGTATGTGCAAATTTTGTTGTAGATCCTGAAAATATAAAAAAAGATATAGATCTATCTGTATTAATTGTAGCAGGGATTTATATGTTTATAGTAGTGGTAACAGTTTCGAGATTTGGACTTGTTGAAACAACTCATATTATATGGCCGTCTTTAGAACTTTTTAAGACTATTGATTTGCCAGGAGCATTTATTGAGAATATCCAGATATTTGTCATTGCTGTGTGGATTATTACTGTATTTATGACGGTAGTGCCTCTTTATTTTGGTGCGAGTTTAACCTTGAGTCGAATATTTAAATCAAAAGAACAAAATTATTTGGTATTGTTTTTGATTCCTTTTATTTATTTTATTGCATTAATTCCAGAAAATATTGCTCAATTAGGAGATTATGCAGATAAATTTTCATATTATTTAGGTACTTTGCATATGGTGATTATTCCTTCTATTTTACTACTGCTTAGTTATATCAAAAAGAAGGAAGGGGGAAAAGGTGGTGTATAA